A genomic window from Pseudonocardia broussonetiae includes:
- a CDS encoding DEAD/DEAH box helicase, with protein sequence MRAWQRKALSRYLAAGPQDFLAVATPGAGKTAFALRVASELLADRTISNITVVAPTEHLKYQWSQAAAAVGIALDPEFRNSAGGTSSDYTGIVVTYAGVAAHPLLHRARTESRRTLVVLDEVHHAGDARSWGDAVKEAFDPAARRLTLTGTPFRSDDNPIPFVDYLPDADGALRSRSDHSYGYAEALADGVVRPVVFLAYSGVSSWRTSAGEEITARLGEPLTAEQTARAWRTALDPGGEWIPAVLAAADKRLTGHRLGGMPDAGGLVIASDQTTARAYAAILTDVTGTPPVLVLSDEAGSSERIARFSASTDRWMVAVRMVSEGVDVPRLAVGVYATSASTPLFFAQAIGRFVRSRRPGETASVFVPSVPVLLGLASELEAQRDHVLGKPHRAEEQWNDEELAAANRQEDEPGEDEPSFTALGANAELDQLIYEGTSFSADEEDYLGLPGLLEPDQVRTLLNQRQTEWLSRSGRKAPAVVAPPVAEPAERPQQSVRERIAALRKELNTLVALHHHRTNKPHGKIHNELRTLCGGPPTAMANMEQLEERIATLRSWR encoded by the coding sequence ATGCGCGCCTGGCAGCGCAAGGCGCTGAGCCGCTACCTCGCCGCCGGTCCCCAGGACTTCCTCGCCGTCGCCACGCCGGGCGCGGGGAAGACGGCGTTCGCGCTGCGCGTCGCGTCGGAGCTGCTCGCCGACCGCACGATCTCGAACATCACGGTCGTCGCGCCCACCGAGCACCTCAAGTACCAGTGGAGCCAGGCCGCGGCGGCCGTCGGCATCGCGCTCGACCCGGAGTTCCGCAACTCCGCGGGCGGCACGTCGTCGGACTACACGGGCATCGTCGTCACCTACGCCGGCGTCGCGGCGCACCCGCTGCTGCACCGGGCCCGCACGGAGAGCCGGCGCACGCTCGTCGTCCTCGACGAGGTCCACCACGCGGGCGACGCGCGGTCGTGGGGCGACGCCGTCAAGGAGGCGTTCGACCCCGCCGCGCGGCGCCTGACGCTCACCGGGACCCCGTTCCGCTCCGACGACAACCCCATCCCGTTCGTCGACTACCTCCCCGACGCCGACGGGGCCCTGCGCAGCCGCTCGGACCACTCCTACGGCTACGCGGAGGCCCTCGCCGACGGCGTGGTCCGGCCGGTGGTGTTCCTGGCCTACTCCGGCGTCTCGAGCTGGCGCACCAGCGCGGGCGAGGAGATCACCGCCCGGCTGGGCGAGCCGCTGACGGCCGAGCAGACGGCGCGGGCCTGGCGCACCGCGCTCGACCCGGGCGGCGAGTGGATCCCCGCCGTCCTCGCCGCCGCCGACAAGCGGCTCACCGGGCACCGCCTCGGCGGCATGCCCGACGCCGGCGGCCTCGTCATCGCCTCCGACCAGACCACCGCGCGGGCCTACGCGGCGATCCTCACCGACGTCACCGGCACGCCGCCGGTGCTCGTCCTGTCCGACGAGGCCGGGTCCTCGGAGCGGATCGCGCGGTTCAGCGCGTCGACGGACCGGTGGATGGTCGCGGTGCGGATGGTGTCCGAGGGCGTCGACGTCCCGCGGCTCGCCGTCGGGGTCTACGCCACGAGCGCGTCGACGCCGCTGTTCTTCGCGCAGGCGATCGGGCGCTTCGTGCGGTCGCGGCGGCCGGGGGAGACGGCGTCGGTGTTCGTGCCCAGCGTGCCGGTCCTGCTGGGCCTGGCGAGCGAGCTGGAGGCCCAGCGCGACCACGTCCTGGGCAAGCCGCACCGCGCCGAGGAGCAGTGGAACGACGAGGAGCTGGCGGCGGCCAACCGGCAGGAGGACGAGCCGGGGGAGGACGAGCCGTCGTTCACCGCGCTGGGCGCCAACGCCGAGCTCGACCAGCTCATCTACGAGGGCACCTCCTTCTCCGCGGACGAGGAGGACTACCTGGGCCTGCCCGGGCTGCTCGAGCCCGACCAGGTGCGCACGCTGCTCAACCAGCGGCAGACGGAGTGGCTGTCGCGGTCGGGCCGCAAGGCCCCGGCGGTCGTCGCACCCCCGGTCGCCGAGCCGGCCGAGCGCCCGCAGCAGTCGGTGCGGGAGCGGATCGCGGCGCTGCGCAAGGAGCTCAACACCCTCGTCGCGCTGCACCACCACCGCACCAACAAGCCGCACGGGAAGATCCACAACGAGCTGCGGACGCTGTGTGGAGGCCCGCCCACGGCGATGGCCAACATGGAGCAGCTGGAGGAGCGGATCGCGACCCTCCGCAGCTGGCGCTGA
- a CDS encoding YihY/virulence factor BrkB family protein: MSDAPTSSDPAPTWRRVVGRTLGGAWDKDIFSHSAQAAFWQALSLPPLFLALLGSLGYVGDWFGNDTVRVVEESIVTFARQVFTPEVVDEIIAPTASSILTNGRADVVSVGFVIALWAGSSAIASLVDSITEAHGQKLVRHPVWQRIFSLLVYLLALVVAIVTLPVIALGPDLLPQVLPASWRGAATSLIGAFYYPGAALITVLVLTAMYRLALPHTLPWRRLLPGALLAMVVFIASATGLRVYIAVLTSTGYTYGALATPIAFLLFGFLLGLSIVLGAHLNNAVEEAWPARPEPRPRRSDRLRAMRTHPAMPPVADEPGPDLPVTAPAAHAARTTASDSTKEPR; the protein is encoded by the coding sequence ATGAGTGACGCGCCGACCAGCAGCGACCCCGCCCCGACGTGGCGACGGGTGGTCGGCCGGACGCTCGGTGGCGCCTGGGACAAGGACATCTTCTCCCACTCTGCGCAGGCGGCCTTCTGGCAGGCGCTTTCCCTGCCCCCGCTGTTCCTCGCGCTGCTGGGGTCGCTGGGCTACGTCGGCGACTGGTTCGGCAACGACACCGTGCGGGTGGTGGAGGAGTCCATCGTCACGTTCGCGCGGCAGGTGTTCACCCCCGAGGTCGTCGACGAGATCATCGCGCCGACCGCGTCGAGCATCCTGACCAACGGCCGTGCCGACGTGGTGTCGGTCGGGTTCGTCATCGCGCTGTGGGCGGGGTCGTCGGCCATCGCCTCGCTCGTCGACTCGATCACCGAGGCGCACGGCCAGAAACTCGTGCGCCACCCCGTGTGGCAGCGGATCTTCTCGCTGCTGGTCTACCTGCTCGCGCTCGTCGTCGCGATCGTCACGCTGCCCGTCATCGCGCTGGGCCCCGACCTGCTCCCCCAGGTCCTGCCCGCGTCGTGGCGGGGCGCGGCGACGTCGCTGATCGGGGCGTTCTACTACCCCGGCGCCGCCCTCATCACGGTGCTCGTGCTCACGGCGATGTACCGCCTCGCGCTGCCGCACACGCTGCCCTGGCGGCGCCTGCTGCCCGGGGCGCTGCTCGCGATGGTGGTGTTCATCGCGAGCGCGACCGGCCTGCGCGTCTACATCGCCGTGCTGACGAGCACCGGCTACACCTACGGCGCACTGGCGACGCCGATCGCGTTCCTGCTGTTCGGGTTCCTGCTCGGCCTCTCGATCGTGCTCGGCGCGCACCTCAACAACGCCGTCGAGGAGGCCTGGCCCGCGCGCCCCGAGCCCCGGCCGCGCCGCTCGGACCGCCTGCGCGCCATGCGCACCCATCCGGCCATGCCCCCGGTCGCCGACGAGCCCGGCCCCGACTTGCCGGTGACCGCCCCCGCCGCCCATGCTGCGAGGACGACCGCCTCCGACAGCACGAAGGAGCCACGATGA
- a CDS encoding PHA/PHB synthase family protein, whose protein sequence is MTAEQSADPDVATGLDMLLSDGALGPLRRILPGGAGLRMAAKLATKPVTLTRRGAGLAAELAKIGVGASALEPGPKDKRYADPAWTENPLLHRLVQTHIAAGGTAADLVEDAGLDWADHERIQFAVSNVVDALAPSNSLLNPALWQEARKTGGASIVSGVRRLVGDLATKPRVPSMVEPDAFTVGEDVACTPGAVVLRTPVFELIQYLPQTPTVREVPLLIVPPTINKYYVADLAPGRSIVENLLKSGQQVFLMSWRNPTEEHAAWDLDTYGSAILDAMTACEKISRQPSTALMAFCSGGIITSMLLGHLAATGAQERVASVTFAVTVLDQAQSGTTGALLDPDTARQAVEASQKKGYLDGRTLAEVFAWLRPNDLIWSYWVNNYLKGRPPKAFDILFWNADTTRMTAGLHRDFIDIAVANALVVPNATTMLGTPVDLSKVDRDMYVIAGIADHLCAWQSCFRTTQLLGGESRFVLSTSGHIASLVNPPGNPKASFRVAPPASRTPTPINADAWLAVAETVKGSWWPDHADWLGQRCGGEVDAPAELGGRGLPALVPAPGDYVRAT, encoded by the coding sequence ATGACGGCCGAGCAGTCCGCCGATCCCGACGTCGCCACCGGCCTCGACATGCTGCTGTCCGACGGCGCGCTGGGCCCGCTGCGCCGGATCCTGCCGGGCGGGGCGGGCCTGCGGATGGCCGCCAAGCTGGCCACGAAGCCGGTCACGCTCACCCGCCGCGGCGCCGGCCTCGCCGCCGAGCTCGCGAAGATCGGCGTCGGCGCCTCGGCGCTCGAGCCGGGCCCCAAGGACAAGCGCTACGCCGACCCGGCGTGGACGGAGAACCCGCTGCTGCACCGGCTCGTGCAGACCCACATCGCCGCCGGCGGCACCGCGGCCGACCTCGTCGAGGACGCCGGGCTCGACTGGGCCGACCACGAGCGCATCCAGTTCGCCGTGAGCAACGTCGTCGACGCGCTGGCCCCCAGCAACAGCCTGCTCAACCCCGCGCTGTGGCAGGAGGCGCGCAAGACCGGCGGCGCGAGCATCGTCAGCGGCGTCCGGCGGCTCGTCGGCGACCTCGCGACGAAGCCGCGCGTCCCCTCGATGGTCGAGCCCGACGCGTTCACCGTCGGCGAGGACGTCGCGTGCACCCCGGGCGCGGTCGTGCTGCGCACCCCGGTGTTCGAGCTGATCCAGTACCTGCCGCAGACCCCGACGGTCCGCGAGGTGCCGCTGCTGATCGTCCCGCCGACGATCAACAAGTACTACGTCGCCGACCTCGCGCCGGGCCGCAGCATCGTCGAGAACCTCCTGAAGTCCGGCCAGCAGGTGTTCCTCATGTCGTGGCGCAACCCCACCGAGGAGCACGCGGCCTGGGACCTCGACACCTACGGCTCCGCGATCCTCGACGCCATGACGGCCTGCGAGAAGATCAGCCGGCAGCCCAGCACGGCGCTCATGGCGTTCTGCTCGGGCGGGATCATCACCTCGATGCTGCTGGGCCACCTCGCCGCCACCGGCGCGCAGGAGCGCGTGGCGTCGGTGACGTTCGCCGTCACCGTTCTCGACCAGGCCCAGTCCGGCACCACCGGCGCGCTGCTCGACCCGGACACCGCGCGCCAGGCCGTGGAGGCGTCGCAGAAGAAGGGCTACCTCGACGGCCGCACGCTCGCCGAGGTGTTCGCCTGGCTGCGGCCCAACGACCTCATCTGGTCCTACTGGGTGAACAACTACCTCAAGGGCCGCCCGCCCAAGGCGTTCGACATCCTGTTCTGGAACGCCGACACCACCCGCATGACGGCCGGGCTGCACCGCGACTTCATCGACATCGCCGTCGCGAACGCGCTGGTCGTGCCCAACGCCACCACCATGCTGGGCACGCCGGTGGACCTGTCGAAGGTCGACCGCGACATGTACGTCATCGCGGGCATCGCCGACCACCTCTGCGCCTGGCAGTCCTGCTTCCGCACCACGCAGCTCCTGGGTGGCGAGAGCCGGTTCGTGCTGTCGACGAGCGGGCACATCGCCTCGCTGGTCAACCCGCCGGGCAACCCGAAGGCCAGCTTCCGCGTGGCGCCCCCGGCGTCGCGGACGCCGACGCCGATCAACGCCGACGCGTGGCTGGCCGTCGCGGAGACCGTCAAGGGGTCGTGGTGGCCCGACCACGCCGACTGGCTGGGTCAGCGCTGCGGCGGTGAGGTCGACGCCCCGGCGGAGCTGGGCGGGCGCGGGCTGCCGGCCCTCGTCCCCGCCCCCGGCGACTACGTGCGTGCCACGTGA
- the phaZ gene encoding poly(3-hydroxyalkanoate) depolymerase produces the protein MTGDELFEIDVRGRCLRVSVRRAAGPGSRVPLLLMNGIGASLELLQPFVDELPPELEVIRFDVPGIGGSPMPRLPYHMSTFAPLIGTLVRRLGYGEVDVMGFSWGGGLAQQFAAAQRKQCRRLVLAATGTGSLMVPARPNVLAKMLTPRRHRDPEYARTIAGEIYGGTMRTHPERASEVLHTYTRKGPKRGYYYQLLAGAGWSSLPGLPLIRQPTLIVAGDDDPIIPVVNARIMHRGIPNSRLHIYSGGHLALLTEAKELAPVIDRFLTE, from the coding sequence GTGACGGGTGACGAGCTGTTCGAGATCGACGTCCGGGGCCGCTGCCTGCGCGTGTCGGTGCGCCGGGCCGCCGGGCCGGGCTCACGGGTGCCGCTGCTGCTGATGAACGGCATCGGGGCGAGCCTCGAGCTGCTGCAGCCCTTCGTCGACGAGCTGCCGCCCGAGCTGGAGGTCATCCGGTTCGACGTGCCCGGCATCGGCGGCTCGCCGATGCCGCGGCTGCCGTACCACATGTCGACGTTCGCGCCGCTGATCGGAACCCTGGTGCGCCGCCTGGGCTACGGCGAGGTCGACGTCATGGGCTTCTCCTGGGGCGGCGGGCTCGCCCAGCAGTTCGCGGCGGCGCAGCGCAAGCAGTGCCGCCGGCTCGTGCTGGCCGCCACCGGCACCGGCTCGCTCATGGTGCCCGCCCGGCCGAACGTGCTGGCCAAGATGCTCACGCCGCGCCGCCACCGCGACCCGGAGTACGCCCGCACGATCGCCGGGGAGATCTACGGCGGCACGATGCGCACGCATCCCGAGCGGGCGTCGGAGGTGCTGCACACCTACACCCGCAAGGGCCCCAAGCGCGGCTACTACTACCAGCTCCTCGCCGGCGCGGGCTGGAGCAGCCTGCCCGGCCTGCCGCTGATCCGGCAGCCCACGCTGATCGTGGCCGGGGACGACGACCCGATCATCCCGGTGGTCAACGCCCGGATCATGCACCGCGGCATCCCGAACTCGCGCCTGCACATCTACTCGGGCGGCCACCTGGCGCTGCTCACCGAGGCGAAGGAGCTCGCCCCGGTGATCGACCGGTTCCTGACGGAGTGA
- a CDS encoding class I SAM-dependent methyltransferase, producing the protein MRGWLYDRAITGLTAGWYRAVFERLPDGARILDVGIGTGTALARGGETVRRKNLQITGLDIDRDYLCRCVEEMARAGLSEHVTPKLESVYDHRDGPYDAAYFSASLMLLPDPVAALRHVSGLLAPEGQLFFTQTFHHRRSPLREKVKPLMRHVTTIDFGTVTYEDEFRRVLAAADLQVVELVTLGTTRSSSYRLAVAVPDGGKRAAA; encoded by the coding sequence GTGCGTGGCTGGTTGTACGACCGCGCGATCACGGGCCTCACGGCCGGCTGGTACCGCGCCGTGTTCGAACGGCTCCCCGACGGCGCCCGCATCCTCGACGTCGGCATCGGCACCGGCACCGCGCTCGCCCGCGGCGGTGAGACCGTCCGGCGGAAGAACCTGCAGATCACGGGTCTCGACATCGACCGCGACTACCTCTGCCGCTGCGTCGAGGAGATGGCCCGCGCCGGGCTCTCGGAGCACGTCACGCCGAAGCTGGAGTCGGTGTACGACCACCGCGACGGCCCCTACGACGCCGCCTACTTCAGCGCCAGCCTGATGCTGCTGCCCGACCCGGTCGCCGCGCTGCGCCACGTCTCCGGCCTGCTCGCGCCCGAGGGCCAGCTGTTCTTCACCCAGACCTTCCACCACCGGCGCTCGCCGCTGCGGGAGAAGGTCAAGCCGCTGATGCGCCACGTCACCACGATCGACTTCGGCACGGTCACCTACGAGGACGAGTTCCGCCGGGTGCTGGCCGCCGCCGACCTCCAGGTCGTGGAGCTCGTCACCCTGGGCACCACCCGGTCCTCGTCCTACCGCCTCGCCGTGGCGGTGCCCGACGGGGGCAAGCGCGCGGCCGCCTAG
- a CDS encoding DUF3039 domain-containing protein: MATQVLPDVETRPEGTDSTGTDEPKMFHYVKKNRIAESAVLGNMVQALCGETFPVTRSPKPGSPVCPDCKKIFDGLRPGGDD; encoded by the coding sequence ATGGCGACCCAGGTTCTGCCCGACGTCGAGACGCGGCCCGAGGGCACCGACAGCACGGGCACCGACGAGCCCAAGATGTTCCACTACGTCAAGAAGAACCGGATCGCCGAGAGCGCGGTGCTGGGCAACATGGTGCAGGCCCTGTGCGGGGAGACGTTCCCGGTCACGCGCTCGCCCAAGCCCGGCTCCCCGGTCTGCCCGGACTGCAAGAAGATCTTCGACGGGCTGCGGCCCGGCGGCGACGACTGA
- a CDS encoding pseudouridine-5'-phosphate glycosidase, whose product MPHVSRSVSFPALSRDVADALASGGAVVALESTILAHGLPAPQNRDAADELEEEVRAHGAVPATVAVLDGVPRVGLNAAELDRVCGGDLDKLSVRDLGVAVGLGRDGATTVAATAALAAAAGVPLFATGGLGGVHRGARDTWDVSADLAALARTGVLVVCSGVKSILDVAATLEVLETESVPVLGYGTDAFPGFYRRDSGHAVPWRVDSPAEAAAVWRAHRDLSPGVGAVLAQPVPVDDELDAALHDRLLTEGLALLAERGITGKDVTPALLEHFHAGSDGASLRTNLALVRANAGLAARVAVALAGG is encoded by the coding sequence ATGCCCCACGTGTCCCGTTCCGTCTCGTTCCCCGCCCTGTCCCGTGACGTGGCCGACGCGCTCGCGTCCGGCGGTGCCGTCGTCGCGCTGGAGAGCACGATCCTCGCGCACGGCCTGCCCGCGCCGCAGAACCGCGACGCCGCCGACGAGCTGGAGGAGGAGGTGCGCGCGCACGGCGCGGTGCCGGCGACGGTCGCCGTGCTCGACGGGGTGCCGCGCGTCGGGCTCAACGCCGCCGAGCTCGACCGCGTCTGCGGCGGCGATCTCGACAAGCTCTCGGTCCGCGACCTCGGCGTCGCCGTCGGCCTCGGCCGCGACGGCGCCACGACGGTGGCCGCCACCGCCGCGCTCGCCGCGGCCGCGGGCGTGCCCCTCTTCGCCACCGGCGGGCTGGGCGGGGTGCACCGCGGGGCGCGCGACACCTGGGACGTCTCGGCCGACCTCGCCGCGCTCGCCCGAACCGGTGTGCTCGTCGTGTGCTCCGGGGTGAAGTCGATCCTCGACGTCGCCGCCACCCTCGAGGTGCTGGAGACCGAGTCGGTGCCCGTGCTGGGCTACGGCACCGACGCCTTCCCCGGCTTCTACCGCCGCGACTCCGGCCACGCCGTGCCGTGGCGCGTCGACTCCCCCGCCGAGGCCGCCGCCGTCTGGCGCGCCCACCGCGACCTCTCCCCCGGCGTCGGTGCGGTGCTGGCCCAGCCCGTGCCCGTCGACGACGAGCTCGACGCCGCCCTGCACGACCGCCTGCTGACCGAGGGGCTCGCGCTGCTGGCCGAGCGCGGGATCACCGGCAAGGACGTCACGCCGGCCCTGCTGGAGCACTTCCACGCCGGCAGCGACGGCGCGAGCCTGCGCACGAACCTCGCCCTGGTGCGCGCGAACGCCGGGCTGGCCGCGCGGGTGGCCGTGGCGCTGGCCGGAGGGTGA
- a CDS encoding carbohydrate kinase family protein, with translation MTPVVVVGDLGVDVLVTPSTPPVPGADVPARIRTTAGGAGANTAAWLAHLGAPVTLVARVGDDGPGRAAVAELGASGVRVAAAVDPDAPTCTVVVLLDGDRTMLSDRGAAARLSPDDLPPLTGRGHLHLSGYVLLDPPSRPAGLAALAAARAAGWTTSVDPQAAPALTPEFLRWVRGVDLLLPNADELAALGGSARALLDVVGAVAVTDGGRGARWVDRSGTWSVVPRAVTPVDPTGAGDAFDAGLLAARLAGAGPEEALAAGCAAGAAAVRHPGARPLTP, from the coding sequence GTGACCCCGGTCGTCGTCGTCGGCGACCTGGGCGTCGACGTGCTCGTGACGCCGTCGACGCCACCCGTCCCCGGGGCCGACGTCCCCGCCCGCATCCGGACGACGGCGGGCGGGGCGGGCGCGAACACCGCCGCCTGGCTCGCCCACCTCGGCGCGCCGGTGACGCTCGTGGCCCGCGTCGGCGACGACGGGCCCGGACGGGCGGCGGTGGCCGAGCTGGGGGCGTCCGGGGTGCGGGTGGCCGCGGCGGTGGACCCGGACGCGCCGACGTGCACGGTCGTCGTCCTGCTCGACGGCGACCGCACGATGCTGTCCGACCGCGGTGCCGCCGCCCGCCTCTCCCCCGACGACCTGCCGCCGCTCACCGGACGCGGGCACCTGCACCTGTCCGGGTACGTGCTGCTCGACCCGCCGTCGCGCCCCGCGGGCCTGGCCGCGCTGGCCGCCGCGCGCGCCGCCGGGTGGACGACCTCGGTCGACCCCCAGGCCGCGCCGGCGCTGACGCCGGAGTTCCTGCGGTGGGTGCGCGGGGTCGACCTGCTGCTGCCCAACGCCGACGAGCTCGCCGCGCTGGGCGGGTCGGCGCGGGCGCTGCTCGACGTGGTCGGCGCCGTGGCCGTCACCGACGGGGGGCGCGGGGCGCGCTGGGTCGACCGTTCCGGGACCTGGTCGGTCGTGCCGCGGGCCGTCACCCCGGTCGACCCGACGGGCGCCGGCGACGCGTTCGACGCCGGGCTGCTGGCCGCCCGGCTGGCGGGCGCGGGCCCGGAGGAGGCGCTGGCGGCCGGTTGCGCCGCCGGCGCTGCCGCCGTGCGGCACCCGGGCGCCCGGCCCCTCACACCCTGA
- a CDS encoding tubulin-like doman-containing protein, whose translation MGLSMYHSATGAQSPHCIHAIGIGKMGAYMVEALLRTGEIEDMLEDPRARFTGLSIDIGDQDQHELKEYVSGFDQRLAERGIPTERAQVRTVSLDVPEKKDLMTSLNRWREYLKMEYPRYYWNPNYEPWLPSDTEMPKAGDSIPRAIAKAIYGHYYYGEDKSLEKELDDFVASINQTKLPSLVLVFFSLSGGTGSGMVVDLARHLSNVKLGRRIPVVGVAAMPFSGDEAHVGGDAALYPTMNEIDCMLDDAKNQGVMAVWGDLYKNPFTGGFFALPQEHSWQRLGSYTKTGRPAIRDALRKGVTRKFVNDSFMRFVVQDYGRLLFKMLRPMGFTGAPHERNISGDRTWTVFDVAKYTHPGVEVLPGEPRSKWRAVVSKWIGYIPQWSGLKEGFKTDYIEAHTVAPRELWNETLETKLKETLQGFVLDGDDGTVNTSVGEFFDELTAYSNIIIPGVAKTDFTAFYAARDAYDAIESWDEKLMMHSWLLDLGVLLSEQSIRFDGMAGECIWGCACWVVIPHEAIRGDAPISKDVTIVQAEHIAMMVKTVVPTP comes from the coding sequence ATGGGACTGTCCATGTACCACAGTGCGACCGGCGCGCAGTCGCCGCACTGCATCCACGCGATCGGCATCGGCAAGATGGGTGCCTACATGGTGGAGGCGCTGCTGCGCACCGGCGAGATCGAGGACATGCTGGAGGACCCGCGCGCCCGGTTCACCGGCCTCTCGATCGACATCGGCGACCAGGACCAGCACGAGCTCAAGGAGTACGTGAGCGGCTTCGACCAGCGCCTCGCGGAGCGCGGCATCCCGACCGAGCGGGCCCAGGTCCGCACCGTGTCGCTGGACGTGCCGGAGAAGAAGGACCTCATGACCAGCCTCAACCGCTGGCGCGAGTACCTCAAGATGGAGTACCCCCGGTACTACTGGAACCCGAACTACGAGCCGTGGTTGCCCAGCGACACCGAGATGCCGAAGGCCGGGGACTCCATCCCCCGCGCCATCGCCAAGGCCATCTACGGGCACTACTACTACGGCGAGGACAAGTCGCTGGAGAAGGAGCTCGACGACTTCGTCGCGAGCATCAACCAGACCAAGCTCCCGTCGCTCGTGCTCGTGTTCTTCTCCCTGTCCGGCGGCACCGGATCGGGCATGGTCGTCGACCTGGCGCGGCACCTGTCCAACGTCAAGCTCGGCCGCCGCATCCCGGTGGTCGGCGTGGCGGCCATGCCGTTCTCCGGCGACGAGGCGCACGTCGGCGGCGACGCCGCGCTGTACCCGACGATGAACGAGATCGACTGCATGCTCGACGACGCCAAGAACCAGGGCGTCATGGCGGTGTGGGGCGACCTCTACAAGAACCCGTTCACCGGCGGCTTCTTCGCGCTGCCGCAGGAGCACTCCTGGCAGCGCCTGGGCTCGTACACGAAGACCGGCAGGCCGGCGATCCGCGACGCGCTCCGCAAGGGCGTCACGCGGAAGTTCGTGAACGACTCCTTCATGCGCTTCGTCGTGCAGGACTACGGCCGCCTGCTGTTCAAGATGCTGCGCCCGATGGGCTTCACCGGGGCCCCGCACGAGCGCAACATCTCCGGCGACCGCACGTGGACGGTCTTCGACGTCGCGAAGTACACCCACCCGGGCGTGGAGGTGCTGCCCGGCGAGCCGCGCAGCAAGTGGCGCGCGGTCGTCAGCAAGTGGATCGGCTACATCCCGCAGTGGTCGGGCCTCAAGGAGGGTTTCAAGACCGACTACATCGAGGCGCACACCGTGGCTCCGCGCGAGCTGTGGAACGAGACGCTGGAGACCAAGCTCAAGGAGACGCTGCAGGGCTTCGTCCTCGACGGTGACGACGGCACGGTCAACACCTCGGTCGGCGAGTTCTTCGACGAGCTGACCGCGTACTCGAACATCATCATCCCGGGTGTGGCGAAGACCGACTTCACGGCCTTCTACGCGGCCCGCGACGCCTACGACGCGATCGAGTCGTGGGACGAGAAGCTGATGATGCACTCCTGGCTCCTCGACCTCGGCGTGCTCCTGTCCGAGCAGTCGATCCGGTTCGACGGCATGGCGGGCGAGTGCATCTGGGGCTGCGCGTGCTGGGTCGTCATCCCGCACGAGGCCATCCGCGGCGACGCCCCGATCTCGAAGGACGTCACCATCGTGCAGGCCGAGCACATCGCGATGATGGTCAAGACGGTCGTCCCGACCCCCTGA
- a CDS encoding nitrilase-related carbon-nitrogen hydrolase, with the protein MNRVGVAVLSHTVPAPRTRADVRRNYLQIADLVVGMKHGEPGLDLIVFPEHGTHGFGPPGRDALTMPGEDVAVFARACRAAAVWGVFSVSGGRSRPDPDHTVVLIDDRGEVVLRHSRAAGRRGGDPPDVVSGPGGLRTGLSICRDDSAVGEGCQFRGAELLVRYQAEPDVPAYAQVLAARAAAWMGTCYVVAPNAAGHAGGRRWSGHSAIVGFDGVTLGECGDEEYEFQYAELSVSALRRARAGRSLLESTLRTRAMTRAS; encoded by the coding sequence GTGAACCGGGTCGGGGTCGCGGTGCTCAGCCACACCGTTCCGGCGCCGCGCACCCGCGCGGACGTGCGGCGCAACTACCTGCAGATCGCCGACCTCGTCGTCGGCATGAAACACGGTGAGCCCGGCCTCGACCTGATCGTCTTCCCCGAGCACGGCACGCACGGGTTCGGCCCCCCCGGTCGGGACGCACTGACGATGCCCGGCGAGGACGTCGCGGTCTTCGCGAGGGCCTGTCGCGCCGCCGCGGTCTGGGGCGTGTTCTCGGTCAGCGGCGGCCGCAGCCGACCCGATCCCGACCACACCGTGGTGCTCATCGACGACCGGGGCGAGGTGGTGCTGCGGCACAGCCGGGCCGCCGGCCGCCGCGGCGGCGATCCGCCCGACGTCGTCAGCGGGCCGGGCGGGCTGCGGACCGGCCTGAGCATCTGCCGCGACGACAGCGCCGTCGGCGAGGGCTGCCAGTTCCGCGGCGCGGAACTGCTGGTCCGCTACCAGGCCGAGCCCGACGTGCCCGCCTACGCACAGGTGCTGGCCGCGCGGGCGGCGGCGTGGATGGGCACCTGCTACGTCGTGGCCCCGAACGCGGCCGGCCACGCGGGTGGGCGTCGCTGGTCGGGCCACTCCGCGATCGTGGGCTTCGACGGCGTCACCCTCGGCGAGTGCGGCGACGAGGAGTACGAGTTCCAGTACGCCGAGCTGTCGGTCAGCGCTCTGCGCCGGGCCCGGGCCGGGCGGTCACTGCTGGAAAGCACGCTGCGGACGCGGGCCATGACCCGCGCCTCCTGA